The following proteins come from a genomic window of Kitasatospora sp. NBC_01246:
- a CDS encoding isochorismate synthase — MTTVNETGGTTADHRVGGALLAAYRPGPDRAFFAGPRGTLLATGSRAAVTDPAEATRLLREARTPERPDPLVVGAVPFAPGRPAALFIPGRTQWAQPVHDDPLLRLAPEDRTGPVWTSRAVPAPEGYRDAVADAVRILAADGELSKVVLARTLELSTPGGADLPAMLRRLIHRDPHGYTFAVPGQGSATLVGASPELLVSRRGTAVTSNPLAGSAARSDDPVEDRRRAAALLESPKDLAEHAFVVDAVRRALEPHCYDLVVPERPSVIRTAAMWHLSTVVTGTLRDPATSALDLALDLHPTPAVCGTPTDRARALIGTLEPFDRGFYTGVVGWGDADGDGEWVVTLRCAEADGDGLRLFAGAGVVSGSVPEHELAETSAKFRTFLHAAGLGDDK; from the coding sequence ATGACCACAGTGAACGAGACCGGCGGCACCACCGCGGACCACCGCGTCGGCGGTGCCCTGCTGGCCGCCTACCGCCCGGGGCCCGACCGGGCGTTCTTCGCCGGTCCGAGAGGGACGCTGCTCGCCACGGGCAGCCGGGCGGCCGTCACCGATCCCGCCGAGGCCACCCGCCTGCTGCGGGAGGCGCGCACCCCGGAGCGGCCCGACCCGCTCGTGGTCGGCGCCGTCCCCTTCGCCCCCGGCCGCCCGGCCGCGCTCTTCATACCCGGCCGGACCCAGTGGGCCCAGCCGGTCCACGACGACCCGCTGCTGCGGCTCGCGCCCGAGGACCGCACCGGCCCGGTCTGGACCAGCCGTGCCGTCCCGGCCCCCGAGGGCTACCGGGACGCCGTCGCCGACGCCGTCCGGATCCTCGCCGCAGACGGCGAACTCAGCAAGGTCGTCCTCGCCCGGACCCTGGAGCTGTCCACCCCCGGCGGCGCCGACCTCCCGGCCATGCTCCGCCGGCTGATCCACCGTGACCCGCACGGCTACACCTTCGCCGTCCCCGGCCAGGGCAGCGCGACCCTGGTCGGTGCCAGCCCCGAGCTGCTGGTCTCCCGGCGCGGCACCGCCGTCACCTCCAACCCGCTGGCCGGCTCGGCCGCGCGCAGCGACGACCCGGTCGAGGACCGGCGGCGCGCCGCCGCCCTGCTGGAGTCCCCGAAGGACCTCGCGGAGCACGCCTTCGTGGTGGACGCCGTCCGGCGCGCGCTCGAACCCCACTGCTACGACCTGGTCGTGCCCGAGCGGCCGTCGGTGATCCGCACCGCCGCGATGTGGCACCTGTCCACGGTCGTCACCGGCACCCTGCGCGACCCCGCCACCAGCGCGCTCGACCTCGCGCTCGACCTGCACCCCACGCCGGCGGTCTGCGGGACGCCGACCGACCGGGCCCGCGCGCTGATCGGTACGCTGGAGCCCTTCGACCGCGGGTTCTACACCGGGGTGGTCGGCTGGGGGGACGCCGACGGCGACGGCGAATGGGTCGTCACGCTCCGCTGCGCGGAGGCCGACGGGGACGGCCTGCGGCTGTTCGCCGGCGCCGGCGTCGTCTCGGGCTCCGTGCCGGAGCACGAACTCGCGGAGACCAGCGCGAAGTTCCGCACCTTTCTCCACGCCGCCGGACTGGGAGACGACAAGTGA
- the dhbA gene encoding 2,3-dihydro-2,3-dihydroxybenzoate dehydrogenase: MPTSPVDVPAPPATDTGVRASAGPDRTAGFDGRVALVTGAAQGIGAAVARLLTERGAHVVATDRRADGPGLGLLDVTDAAAVDAEVERVERTVGPIDILVNVAGILRPALAVETTDEDWAATFAVNTTGVFHTCRAVGRRMAGRGAGSIVTVGSNAAGVPRTTMAAYAASKAATAMFVRCLGLELARSGVRCNLVSPGSTDTEMQRSLWRDDAAEQRVVDGDPASYRVGIPLGRIADPEDIAEAVVFLAGDRARHITMQDLYVDGGATLRA; this comes from the coding sequence ATGCCGACTTCCCCCGTGGACGTCCCCGCTCCGCCCGCCACCGACACGGGAGTCCGGGCCTCGGCCGGCCCCGACCGCACCGCGGGGTTCGACGGGCGCGTCGCGCTCGTCACCGGCGCGGCCCAGGGCATCGGCGCCGCGGTCGCCCGCCTGCTCACCGAGCGCGGCGCCCACGTCGTGGCCACCGACCGGCGGGCCGACGGCCCCGGGCTCGGCCTGCTGGACGTCACCGACGCCGCCGCCGTCGACGCCGAGGTCGAGCGCGTGGAGCGCACGGTCGGCCCGATCGACATCCTGGTCAACGTCGCCGGGATCCTGCGCCCGGCCCTCGCCGTGGAGACCACCGACGAGGACTGGGCGGCCACCTTCGCCGTCAACACCACGGGGGTGTTCCACACCTGCCGGGCGGTCGGACGCCGGATGGCCGGGCGCGGCGCCGGCAGCATCGTCACCGTCGGCTCCAACGCCGCCGGGGTGCCGCGCACCACGATGGCCGCCTACGCCGCCTCCAAGGCCGCCACCGCGATGTTCGTCCGCTGCCTCGGCCTGGAGCTCGCCCGGTCGGGCGTCCGCTGCAACCTGGTCTCCCCCGGCTCGACCGACACCGAGATGCAGCGCTCCCTGTGGCGCGACGACGCCGCCGAACAGCGCGTCGTCGACGGCGACCCGGCCAGCTACCGGGTCGGGATACCCCTCGGCCGGATCGCCGACCCAGAGGACATCGCCGAGGCCGTGGTGTTCCTGGCCGGCGACCGGGCCCGGCACATCACCATGCAGGACCTCTACGTCGACGGCGGCGCCACCCTGCGCGCCTGA